Part of the Candidatus Neomarinimicrobiota bacterium genome, GCCCGAAGGAATGGAACCGAGGGATCTTGTTTGATTGCTTCCGAGGGTTCCTTTACGAGATCCCTCCATACTCTCCGCTCAGTCGGGATGACTCAGTTTATTTTGTTACTGTAAAATGGCAATACCAGTCGCCCCGAGCGAGCCGCGGCGGGAGAGCCATCCCAAGGGGGCCCCTATAGTGAATTGCATCTCTGGAGATTCCTTTACGAGATTCCTCGGCTCACTGACGTTCGCTCGGAATGACCGGCTGGGCTGCTGGCGGTGGTCATCGTCGATGCGGTGGGGTCGACGACAGTTTTTGTTTAAATCATGAGACAGACCGCCACCGACGCTGTCAGCGGTCGGCGGCGGGATTTCTCCACATCAACAGATAACCCTTTCAGTGTCTTAAGGGTTATTTTTCCATTGGGGGCGATACCTGCCGCTTGCAGGTTAAGTCTCCAGCGCCAAAGCCCGGAGGAATAGAACCGAGGGTTCTTGTTTGTTTGCCTCCGAGGGTTCCTTTATGAGATCCCTCCATACTCTCCGCTCAGTCGGGATGACTTTTTTTGAATCTGTAGCAGTTTCCGCAATTCCCCCTTCAATCGTTTGCGTTCTGTTGGCTATATTGGAGAAATGAAAATTGCAAAAAACAGAGGATGCTTGAATTATGGAGACTTTTAACGTATCAACCGGCCAGCGTAACGAATTTACCGAGATCACCGGCAAGGTGTCGAATATCGTGCGGGATTCCGACGTTCAGAACGGGATCTGCGTGGTATTTACGCCGCACACGACGGCCGGTATCACAATTAACGAAAATGCAGATCCCAGCGTGCAGCATGATCTGAAGCTGAAACTGAATGAGGTCTTCGATGACGATCCACGATTTCGCCATATGGAGGGAAATTCGGACTCCCATCTGAAGTCTAGTACAGTCGGATGTTCTGAGCAGATTATTATTGATGGCGGACGTCTGGTGCTCGGCACCTGGCAGGGCATCTATTTTTGTGAATTCGACGGGCCCCGGACCCGAAAGGTCCACGTTCAAATACTGAGTCAGTAACTTCTAGTTGTCCCTCTGGGATTCCTCGGACTTGACGGCATCCCAGTGGGCGTCCAGCTCCTCCAGAGTCATGCCGTCCATGTCCAGATTCTCATCGTTGACCCGTTTTTCGATAGCCTGGAAGCGCCGGATGAATTTGTTGATGGTATGACGGAGGGCATCTTCCGGATTCACCTTGAGGAAGCGTGACAGATTCACCAGCGAAAACAGGAGATCCCCGAACTCCTCCTCAATTTCTTCTGTGGCGCCGGATTCGACAACTTCCCTTAGTTCTGCAATTTCCTCATCGACTTTGTCCCATACCGGTTCGGCGGAATCCCAGTCAAAGCCGACCTGGGAAGCTTTTTGCTGGAGACGGTTGGCACGAATAAGTGCGGAAAGGGATTTCGGCACGCCGTCGATCACCGATTCCCGGCCCTCCTCCATCTTGATCTGCTCCCAGTTTTTGATAACCTCATCTTCATCCTCCACATCGGAGTCGGAAAACACGTGCGGATGCCGCCGGATGAGCTTTTGATTAATACTCTCGATGACGTCATCGATGGAAAATTCGTCGTCTTCCTCGGCGATTTGCGACTGAAAGACCACGTGCATAATCAGATCGCCGAGTTCGCCCTTGAGTCCTTTGGAATCCTGATGGTCGATCATCTCCACAACTTCGTGAGCTTCTTCCAGGAGATGCGGTACCAGGGATTTGTGGGTCTGCTTCCGGTCCCACGGACAGCCGTCCGGTGAGCGCAGGATCTTCAGGATTTCAACCAGGGCTCTGAATTTGTCTTCAGGAAGATCGGGTAGGTTTTGGGGCATAGGGTCTTATAATATCCAATTTTTTTAGCCCTGAAGGGCATTTCTGTTAGCAAGTATTGAATCCCCCAGACAAGCCGCAGTATATGACCAGGCAATGGTGGGGTGGGGCTGAAGCCCCCAAGGAGATACAACCATTCCTCCCCCGCCATAAATGGCGGGGCTATTCATCATTGTCCACTCCATGCTGCTTAATACCATACTATTCAGGAGGTCTTCGACATCCCAGGTAATTTGCAAGTTAAATGCAGATATACACACAACTCACCCTCTTGTTCTCCCTCTCTTCTGAAGAGAGGGAGTCCCAATCCGCACCCTGTTGGAGGATGGAGCTGTGTTTTTAAATTCTTATTCAAGCGTATCGCTTTTTTCCGAGGACTGGGCAACGGGTTGCTGCTCAGGCAGGACTATTCGCACCCGTGTAATCCGGTTACCGTGAACCCGGTCGATGATATACCGGATGCCCTCGTTTTCGATCTCGGTTTTTTGCTCGGGAATTTCGCCGACGCGGGAATAGAGAAAACCTCCGAGTGTATCGAATTCACGTTCCTCCGGGATGTCGAGTTCCACTACGTCGTCCAGATCGTCCAGGGTCATCCGGGCGTTGACCAGGATGGTAT contains:
- a CDS encoding secondary thiamine-phosphate synthase enzyme YjbQ, producing the protein METFNVSTGQRNEFTEITGKVSNIVRDSDVQNGICVVFTPHTTAGITINENADPSVQHDLKLKLNEVFDDDPRFRHMEGNSDSHLKSSTVGCSEQIIIDGGRLVLGTWQGIYFCEFDGPRTRKVHVQILSQ
- the mazG gene encoding nucleoside triphosphate pyrophosphohydrolase, encoding MPQNLPDLPEDKFRALVEILKILRSPDGCPWDRKQTHKSLVPHLLEEAHEVVEMIDHQDSKGLKGELGDLIMHVVFQSQIAEEDDEFSIDDVIESINQKLIRRHPHVFSDSDVEDEDEVIKNWEQIKMEEGRESVIDGVPKSLSALIRANRLQQKASQVGFDWDSAEPVWDKVDEEIAELREVVESGATEEIEEEFGDLLFSLVNLSRFLKVNPEDALRHTINKFIRRFQAIEKRVNDENLDMDGMTLEELDAHWDAVKSEESQRDN